One region of Termitidicoccus mucosus genomic DNA includes:
- a CDS encoding TonB-dependent siderophore receptor: MNTSILTMCSFLNALKLLCILTLVFPAFVQAQSRLTSETAGNAQPSSADEVIQMSVFDVTSDRDVGYLSTNSESATRLNVPISDIPQSILVFNQEFLDDLLAESFDDFVMYDPSVQTVSEDDSFNMRGIGSGSTDQVGSYYNGFPMEAGYGKQMLVTTERAEILKGPNAVLYGAGAFGGTMNLVSKKAMFKTATRMNMTYDSNGYFLSKIDFNTPVIKRRLAFRLNALWANGEDARSNTKSAWAIAPTFTWQIAHRTVLIAEYTHQVQESVANVGFPVLGGNPFAMQMANGSWRAVDPRRRLNDADDLRENTRDVIYADFRHEFSNHLMFRSMFGYEFKNAYQNEVYPSSGFTNLDRTSDPTTVWLSPIYRFYDYDYKNVRTRNELVAKINTWGLKHQIIGGWSWDRQERRSYRRESTAGEYPKIDLFNHEPRPVPEEYKNRSKLKNANPNSLQTMYLPAYYINDLISMFEERFFIQTGFKYIDNRRNTINMRYNPVRTDFVEEESTTHSLGLVYHFTRDKAWTLYLNNNTTYSPNFTLARDGSMLKSREGDQYEGGIKYVYKDKFSAMFSAYSIQIKNEPELVDGDDTDYYITTDGIRSRGVEFIAHWNVTPVWQIYGGYAYTHCIDKRTGDRRYNVPLHGVSLFTRYQLKQGPLKGLSFRFGYQWRDSSMSGVNASSPEPEWRIPTFINITAGASYEIRMKKKRFQISLQVKNLTDQYNISNARNIYVRVADPRTWILGLGSRF; this comes from the coding sequence ATGAATACCTCCATCCTGACGATGTGCTCGTTCTTGAATGCCTTGAAATTGCTCTGCATACTGACGCTTGTTTTTCCGGCGTTTGTCCAGGCCCAGTCCCGGCTCACTTCAGAAACCGCCGGGAATGCGCAGCCCTCATCCGCCGATGAAGTCATCCAGATGAGCGTGTTTGATGTCACTTCCGACAGGGATGTCGGCTATCTCTCGACAAATTCCGAGAGCGCCACGCGCCTGAATGTCCCCATAAGCGACATCCCCCAAAGCATCCTCGTTTTCAACCAGGAATTTCTGGATGATTTGCTGGCCGAGTCGTTTGACGATTTCGTCATGTATGATCCTTCCGTGCAGACGGTGAGCGAGGACGACAGTTTCAACATGCGCGGCATCGGCAGCGGTTCGACAGACCAGGTCGGCAGCTATTACAATGGATTTCCGATGGAGGCGGGGTATGGCAAACAAATGCTGGTCACGACTGAACGCGCCGAAATCCTGAAGGGACCCAACGCCGTGCTTTACGGGGCCGGCGCGTTTGGCGGCACCATGAATCTCGTGTCCAAGAAAGCCATGTTCAAAACCGCCACCCGTATGAACATGACCTATGATTCCAACGGCTATTTTCTCTCGAAAATCGATTTCAACACCCCGGTCATAAAACGGCGCCTGGCCTTCAGGCTGAATGCCTTGTGGGCCAACGGCGAGGATGCGCGTAGCAACACCAAAAGCGCCTGGGCCATCGCCCCCACGTTCACTTGGCAGATCGCCCACCGCACCGTGCTGATCGCCGAATACACGCATCAGGTCCAAGAAAGCGTCGCCAATGTCGGCTTCCCCGTGCTTGGCGGAAATCCCTTCGCCATGCAAATGGCCAATGGCTCGTGGCGTGCCGTCGATCCCCGCCGCCGCCTGAACGATGCCGACGACCTTCGTGAAAATACCCGCGACGTGATTTACGCGGATTTCCGCCACGAGTTTTCCAACCACCTGATGTTCCGGTCCATGTTCGGTTACGAATTCAAAAATGCCTACCAAAACGAGGTTTACCCCTCATCCGGGTTCACCAACCTCGACAGGACCAGCGATCCCACGACCGTGTGGCTGTCCCCCATCTACCGTTTCTACGATTACGACTATAAGAATGTCCGCACGCGCAACGAATTGGTGGCGAAAATCAATACCTGGGGGCTGAAGCATCAAATCATCGGCGGCTGGAGCTGGGACCGGCAGGAGCGGCGCTCCTACCGGCGCGAATCCACTGCGGGCGAGTATCCCAAGATCGACCTTTTCAATCACGAGCCGCGCCCCGTGCCGGAGGAATATAAAAACCGCTCGAAGCTGAAAAACGCGAACCCCAACTCTCTGCAAACGATGTATCTTCCGGCCTACTACATCAACGACCTCATTTCCATGTTCGAGGAGCGGTTCTTCATCCAGACCGGCTTTAAATACATCGACAACCGGCGCAACACGATAAACATGCGCTACAATCCTGTCCGCACCGATTTTGTCGAGGAAGAGTCCACCACGCACAGCCTCGGCCTTGTATATCATTTCACCCGCGACAAGGCGTGGACCCTGTATCTGAACAACAACACCACTTATTCGCCCAATTTCACCCTGGCTCGTGACGGCAGCATGTTGAAGTCGCGGGAGGGGGACCAGTATGAAGGCGGGATAAAGTATGTGTATAAGGACAAGTTCTCGGCCATGTTCAGCGCCTACAGCATCCAGATAAAAAACGAGCCGGAGCTGGTGGATGGCGATGATACGGATTATTATATAACGACGGACGGAATCCGCAGCCGGGGGGTGGAATTCATCGCCCATTGGAACGTCACGCCCGTGTGGCAGATTTACGGCGGCTATGCCTACACCCATTGCATAGACAAGAGGACAGGTGACCGGCGCTACAACGTGCCGCTGCACGGCGTCTCGCTGTTCACCCGCTACCAGTTGAAGCAGGGGCCGCTGAAGGGGCTTTCGTTCCGATTCGGCTACCAGTGGCGCGATTCCTCGATGTCCGGCGTAAACGCATCGTCTCCGGAGCCCGAGTGGCGCATCCCCACCTTTATCAACATCACCGCTGGCGCGTCCTACGAGATACGGATGAAGAAAAAGCGGTTCCAAATCTCGCTTCAGGTCAAAAACCTCACCGACCAATACAACATCAGCAACGCCCGAAACATTTACGTCCGCGTGGCCGATCCGCGCACGTGGATACTCGGCCTCGGCTCCCGTTTCTGA
- a CDS encoding sialidase family protein produces MNTRFGFIRLQSMLLATILSPVILAVPRDGADKAPGALFSHEELRARLAYSVVSARSKDSPGSVSASLAELQDGSIFIVWHKFRPGGRHATDFGLADIACKTSRDGGKTWTGERILFEPAPGDINIQAPAVCALPNGDLLIAALRAHAKNSTSMCLFRSRDGGLTWEDKGTIWERSSGQWLQGGTPGIVRLSTGRLVLPFHFGKGDQGSQSNQNAVGCYLSDDDGLSWRRASGDITLPMRGAMEASVCEMANGRLLVSLRTQLGSPFLAESADGGETWSKTWSSGLTGPESSTCLRRIPGTQTLILVWNDCEYYEPRPMHSHFGQRSPLTLAISQDNGRTWRRVGDIESNPACAFTNLNCIFTRAGDAVITYSTWSPPFDRVNMTRADQCAVVIPKAFFSELTD; encoded by the coding sequence ATGAACACCCGTTTCGGATTCATCCGCCTTCAGTCGATGCTGTTGGCGACCATTCTTTCCCCTGTTATTCTGGCGGTTCCGCGTGATGGCGCCGACAAGGCGCCCGGTGCCTTGTTCTCCCACGAGGAACTCCGGGCGCGATTAGCCTATTCGGTTGTTTCCGCGCGCAGTAAAGACTCGCCGGGAAGCGTTTCCGCCTCTTTGGCCGAGTTGCAGGACGGCTCCATTTTCATCGTCTGGCATAAGTTCAGGCCGGGCGGCAGGCATGCCACCGACTTCGGTCTCGCCGATATCGCATGCAAAACCTCCCGGGATGGCGGGAAAACTTGGACGGGCGAGCGCATCCTCTTTGAACCCGCGCCGGGTGACATCAATATACAAGCGCCCGCTGTTTGCGCGCTCCCAAATGGGGATCTGCTCATCGCCGCACTCCGGGCGCATGCGAAAAACAGCACCTCCATGTGCCTGTTCCGCTCCCGGGATGGCGGTCTCACATGGGAAGACAAAGGCACGATATGGGAGCGCAGTTCCGGGCAGTGGCTCCAAGGCGGCACCCCTGGCATCGTCCGCCTCTCCACCGGACGCCTCGTGCTTCCCTTCCACTTCGGGAAAGGCGATCAGGGTTCGCAGTCCAACCAAAATGCTGTCGGCTGTTACCTGAGCGATGACGACGGCCTTTCATGGCGCCGGGCATCCGGTGACATCACGCTCCCCATGCGGGGCGCGATGGAGGCATCGGTGTGCGAAATGGCCAATGGCCGCCTCCTCGTATCCCTGCGCACGCAACTCGGCAGCCCGTTTCTGGCCGAAAGCGCCGATGGAGGGGAGACATGGTCGAAAACATGGAGCTCGGGACTCACTGGTCCAGAATCATCCACCTGCCTCCGCCGCATCCCCGGCACGCAAACACTTATTCTTGTCTGGAACGATTGTGAATATTACGAGCCCCGTCCGATGCACTCCCACTTTGGACAGCGCAGCCCGCTCACGCTCGCAATCTCGCAGGACAACGGACGCACCTGGAGGCGGGTCGGCGATATCGAATCCAACCCTGCCTGCGCGTTTACCAACCTAAACTGCATCTTCACACGAGCAGGAGACGCTGTCATCACTTACAGCACTTGGTCGCCCCCGTTTGACCGGGTGAACATGACCCGTGCCGACCAGTGTGCCGTCGTGATTCCCAAGGCTTTCTTTTCCGAATTGACCGACTGA
- a CDS encoding Gfo/Idh/MocA family oxidoreductase, which translates to MNYAPKGKPSPVVKPGEFAFAATHLDHGHINGMCNALTEAGADLKWVYDPDPKRVASFQRRFPQAKAARSLDEILSQPDIKLVAAAAVPNLRGPLGCCVMEAGKDYFTDKTPFTTMAQLEEARAVVAKTGRKYMVYYSERLHVEAAMFAGELVHGGAIGRIIQVLGLGPHRLTKEKRPTWFFEHEKYGGILCDIGSHQFEQFLYYSGATDASVIEASVGNFANPDTPELEDFGQATLMGDNGATNYIRVDWFTPDGLGTWGDGRTVILGTKGYIELRKYADIAREKSGNHVYLVDEKGEHHMEVTGKVGFPFFGQLILDCLNRTENAMTQTHAFKAAELCLRAQSEARRLA; encoded by the coding sequence ATGAACTATGCCCCGAAAGGCAAACCGAGTCCTGTCGTAAAACCTGGGGAATTTGCCTTTGCCGCCACGCATCTCGATCACGGACACATCAACGGCATGTGCAACGCGCTCACCGAAGCCGGAGCTGACCTGAAATGGGTCTATGATCCCGATCCCAAGCGTGTCGCTTCCTTTCAGAGGCGATTCCCCCAGGCAAAGGCGGCACGCTCCTTGGATGAAATACTCAGCCAGCCGGATATCAAGCTCGTCGCGGCAGCCGCCGTCCCCAATCTGCGCGGCCCGCTCGGCTGCTGCGTCATGGAGGCGGGCAAAGATTATTTTACGGACAAGACGCCGTTCACGACCATGGCGCAACTTGAGGAAGCCCGCGCTGTCGTGGCGAAAACGGGGCGCAAATACATGGTTTATTACAGCGAGCGGCTGCACGTCGAGGCCGCGATGTTTGCCGGCGAGCTGGTTCATGGCGGAGCCATTGGCCGCATCATTCAGGTACTCGGCCTCGGACCGCATCGCCTGACCAAGGAAAAGCGCCCGACATGGTTTTTTGAGCACGAAAAATACGGCGGCATCCTCTGCGATATCGGCAGCCACCAGTTCGAGCAATTCTTATATTACAGCGGTGCGACTGATGCCTCGGTAATCGAGGCATCAGTCGGCAACTTCGCCAATCCCGACACCCCCGAGCTTGAGGACTTTGGACAGGCCACGCTCATGGGCGACAACGGAGCGACAAATTATATCCGCGTTGATTGGTTCACACCCGACGGCCTCGGCACCTGGGGTGATGGCCGCACTGTGATACTGGGGACAAAAGGCTATATAGAACTGAGAAAATACGCGGACATCGCCCGGGAAAAATCGGGCAATCATGTCTATCTCGTCGATGAAAAAGGCGAGCACCACATGGAGGTGACGGGGAAAGTAGGTTTTCCTTTCTTTGGACAACTGATTCTTGATTGCCTGAACCGCACTGAAAATGCCATGACCCAAACGCATGCTTTCAAGGCGGCTGAGCTTTGTTTGCGCGCGCAGTCCGAGGCGCGCAGACTGGCATAA
- a CDS encoding GntR family transcriptional regulator: MNNIIPQRLPLAAQTADVIRDGIMSGRWLSTLPGERQLSTSLQVSRSTLRTALAMLAKEKLIRIEKGLASKITLSKREHPLHTKEWRVACILPSPLWQQRNFLTLWLDMARDRLQKMGARLDLHESPRYYQKDGAKALEELTHRHPRECWLPVRSTHIMQSWFQQSGLPVILAGSIFDGIAIPSLDYDHWKVGRHAAGMLLSRGHRRIAMICGIPNNAGVIACEAGFREILTRHGDVDYAVEYHEETVESICRVVDRLFARAKRPTALFLMPSKDWVTASGHLAQRGFLVPRDVSVILAQHEPYLAQCVPEPARYITSANVFAKHLVRMLQQMREHTLPPHIKKRLLPDFLEGRSLKSIN, translated from the coding sequence ATGAATAATATCATCCCTCAACGTCTTCCACTGGCGGCGCAAACCGCGGACGTTATTCGGGATGGCATCATGTCCGGCCGCTGGTTGTCCACTCTTCCCGGCGAGCGTCAACTCAGCACCTCGTTGCAGGTGAGCCGCTCCACGTTGCGGACCGCGCTGGCAATGCTGGCAAAGGAAAAACTTATCCGTATCGAAAAAGGACTGGCCAGCAAAATAACATTATCCAAGCGAGAACACCCTTTGCACACCAAGGAATGGCGGGTGGCCTGCATTCTTCCAAGCCCGCTTTGGCAGCAACGCAACTTCCTGACGCTTTGGCTGGATATGGCAAGGGACCGCCTGCAAAAAATGGGTGCGCGTCTCGATCTCCATGAAAGTCCGCGCTATTATCAAAAAGACGGGGCCAAGGCGCTTGAGGAACTCACACACCGGCATCCTCGCGAATGCTGGTTGCCGGTGCGGAGCACGCATATCATGCAAAGCTGGTTTCAGCAGTCAGGATTGCCCGTAATTCTGGCAGGGTCGATATTTGACGGTATTGCCATTCCCTCGCTTGACTATGATCATTGGAAAGTAGGACGGCACGCCGCCGGCATGCTGTTAAGTCGCGGGCATCGACGCATAGCGATGATCTGCGGAATCCCCAACAACGCCGGTGTCATCGCATGCGAGGCGGGGTTCCGGGAAATATTAACAAGACACGGAGATGTCGATTATGCCGTCGAATACCACGAAGAGACGGTCGAAAGCATCTGCCGGGTGGTGGACAGGCTGTTTGCCCGTGCCAAACGGCCGACCGCGCTTTTCCTTATGCCGTCAAAAGATTGGGTAACTGCCAGTGGGCACCTGGCGCAGCGGGGATTCCTGGTGCCACGCGATGTCTCGGTGATACTTGCCCAGCACGAACCATATCTGGCGCAATGCGTCCCCGAACCCGCCCGTTACATCACATCAGCCAACGTATTTGCCAAGCATCTCGTGCGTATGCTCCAGCAAATGAGAGAACACACGCTTCCACCGCACATAAAGAAACGCCTGCTGCCGGATTTTCTAGAAGGACGGAGCCTGAAGAGCATCAACTGA
- a CDS encoding polysaccharide deacetylase family protein, with amino-acid sequence MSCLFLQGHSHAEPAVRASLPKPGIVLTFDDSINIELWVKQIPLFEKYGAKVTFFIEKPDQLNAAQTKGLQQLKKAGHEIGCHGYRHIKALDAIENQGGDHYLKIEIDPAVAKLESLGFPPASFAYPMSNNNQNSDALIRKYFHHARTGTRPGHGKTLAESDEFFTPINTTAKKFCLPARSLDRSTEERLQKEIFPALERIKTRDEVIVFYDHAIISETSRKNHIRPEILELILVKVKEMDLAFYRMDDLP; translated from the coding sequence TTGAGCTGCCTGTTTTTGCAAGGCCACAGCCATGCCGAACCGGCCGTCCGGGCATCGCTGCCAAAACCCGGTATTGTTCTTACTTTCGATGATTCGATCAATATCGAACTCTGGGTGAAACAAATCCCTTTGTTTGAGAAATATGGCGCCAAGGTCACATTTTTTATCGAAAAACCTGATCAATTGAACGCTGCGCAGACAAAAGGACTTCAGCAGCTTAAAAAAGCAGGACATGAAATCGGTTGTCACGGCTATCGCCATATCAAGGCGCTTGATGCAATCGAAAACCAAGGAGGCGATCATTATCTGAAAATCGAAATCGATCCCGCAGTCGCGAAACTGGAATCGCTTGGGTTTCCCCCGGCTTCGTTCGCTTATCCGATGAGCAATAATAACCAGAACAGCGATGCATTGATACGAAAATATTTTCATCATGCCCGCACCGGCACCCGTCCTGGTCATGGCAAGACGCTGGCAGAATCCGATGAGTTTTTCACCCCAATCAATACAACTGCGAAGAAATTCTGCCTCCCCGCGCGAAGCCTCGATCGATCTACCGAGGAACGCCTGCAAAAAGAAATATTCCCCGCACTGGAACGCATCAAAACCCGCGATGAAGTGATCGTTTTTTATGATCACGCCATCATCTCTGAAACCAGCCGGAAGAATCATATCCGCCCGGAAATACTTGAGTTGATCCTGGTCAAGGTGAAGGAAATGGATCTCGCATTTTATAGGATGGACGACCTACCCTGA
- a CDS encoding exo-alpha-sialidase: protein MPGQNLAAQQDAVVIWEKATHGYTIFKIPALVADREGRTLLAISEGRVDAIADDAETRLVSRRSQDAGKTWSAVSVIHGIGGRTVGNPAPVLDRETGVIWLFFCVDNREIWATSTSDAGLTWAAPSNLTATLKRPEQYGAIYSGPGHGIQLRRGAHAGRLLVPIYANQHATDTHTAGSKSVAVYSDDHGRHWIMGQATERQTGGAQADTFPDGGECMAAELDDGRIFLTIRNNLRSPGNRAYAISDNGGESWNPIQIDASMPEPVCQASVIGYQLGNEGKSVHFYAGAPVRAGSRTDKTARRDISLWTSTDGCVTWQKQRQLWSGPSAYSDMAILADGILCVLFEAGSGRYDDKIVFSSFRINAPIITSASSASGAIGEMFSHQVTASNAPTSYGADGLPAGLTIDPATGLISGMPTEAGTFEVAVSARQGTFAGGGTLLLYIKNSASLEPIPVLSPLSHPTGGVFDREGNLYIADTGNNSIRKIDRNGNDSLYLAGLNAPAAVATNGDGSVFLIVDSGNNALKQVNLATGALSTVVSQGLNAPGGVAVAPDGTIYVANTGGHAIVAIPPSAPRVVQPLAGASRGFTDGSGAAAKFDMPTDVAVSPASRDDLHILYVADSGNNCIRKIEVAVGQGAEVSTLAGSRNTAGGADGTGGAASFHTPESLAVDAAGLLYVADTGNGAIRGVDPVTRRVVTLIGADDPSSGPDATRLNQPAGIAIDTFGDGKLRVIDAGDNTVRELRANPVIANPPENRSVAFGGSATFDATAWASPAAVYRWEKNGSFLASATPAIYQIASARQNDAGAYKVTASNSTGASAVRFAVSIDGGGDDGGGDGDGSGNAGQGGGGGAAGACFIAGLGIMLVLRRVAGHSDDAIVIKPPSVPQTNSERNSHFWRAELLRGRRGKTSRITTTASQELGPPEKG from the coding sequence TTGCCCGGGCAAAACCTGGCCGCGCAGCAAGACGCGGTCGTGATTTGGGAGAAGGCGACGCATGGTTATACAATATTCAAGATTCCGGCACTGGTCGCCGACCGCGAGGGCAGGACATTGCTCGCGATTTCCGAGGGGCGCGTTGATGCCATCGCCGACGATGCGGAAACCCGGCTGGTGTCGCGCCGCAGCCAGGACGCCGGAAAGACATGGTCCGCCGTGTCGGTGATCCACGGGATTGGCGGACGGACCGTCGGCAATCCGGCGCCGGTCCTTGACCGTGAGACCGGTGTGATCTGGCTGTTCTTCTGCGTGGATAACCGCGAGATCTGGGCCACCTCGACTTCCGACGCCGGATTGACTTGGGCGGCGCCATCCAATCTCACCGCCACGCTCAAGCGCCCCGAGCAATACGGCGCCATATACAGCGGCCCGGGGCATGGCATCCAACTCAGACGAGGCGCGCATGCCGGCCGGCTGCTTGTCCCCATTTATGCCAACCAGCATGCAACGGACACTCACACCGCCGGCAGCAAAAGTGTGGCCGTTTACAGCGACGACCATGGCCGGCATTGGATAATGGGGCAGGCCACCGAACGGCAAACCGGGGGAGCGCAGGCCGACACTTTTCCCGATGGCGGCGAGTGCATGGCGGCCGAGTTGGACGATGGGCGCATTTTCCTGACCATCCGCAACAATCTCCGCAGTCCCGGGAATCGCGCGTATGCGATCAGTGACAACGGCGGCGAAAGCTGGAACCCCATCCAGATTGATGCCTCGATGCCCGAGCCGGTCTGCCAGGCCTCGGTCATCGGCTACCAGCTTGGGAACGAGGGCAAGTCGGTTCACTTTTATGCCGGCGCTCCGGTGCGGGCCGGCAGCCGAACGGACAAGACCGCCCGGCGGGACATCTCGCTTTGGACCAGCACGGACGGATGCGTCACCTGGCAGAAGCAGCGGCAGCTCTGGAGCGGACCCTCGGCTTATTCGGACATGGCCATACTCGCGGACGGAATCCTGTGCGTGCTGTTCGAAGCCGGCAGCGGGCGTTATGACGACAAAATTGTGTTTTCCTCGTTCAGGATAAACGCGCCGATCATCACCAGCGCGTCATCCGCTTCCGGCGCCATCGGCGAGATGTTCAGCCACCAGGTAACCGCTTCCAATGCCCCCACGTCCTATGGCGCGGATGGGTTGCCCGCCGGCCTGACCATTGACCCGGCGACCGGGCTCATCTCGGGAATGCCGACGGAGGCGGGAACATTCGAGGTGGCGGTTTCCGCCAGGCAGGGGACGTTTGCCGGCGGCGGCACGCTTCTCCTTTATATAAAAAACAGCGCCAGCCTTGAGCCGATTCCCGTGCTTTCGCCGTTGTCCCATCCCACGGGCGGAGTGTTTGACCGGGAGGGCAATCTTTATATAGCCGACACCGGCAACAACAGCATTCGCAAGATCGACCGGAATGGGAACGACTCGCTATATCTGGCGGGCCTGAATGCGCCTGCCGCTGTCGCCACCAATGGTGATGGTTCGGTTTTCCTTATCGTCGACTCGGGGAACAACGCCCTCAAGCAGGTCAATCTTGCAACCGGCGCGCTGTCCACCGTCGTCAGCCAGGGGCTCAACGCCCCCGGAGGCGTTGCCGTCGCGCCTGACGGGACAATCTACGTCGCAAACACAGGCGGCCATGCCATCGTGGCCATACCGCCTTCCGCTCCCCGCGTCGTCCAGCCGCTGGCCGGCGCCTCGCGCGGATTTACCGATGGCTCCGGCGCCGCCGCGAAATTCGACATGCCGACCGATGTGGCGGTCAGTCCAGCCAGCCGGGATGACCTGCATATCCTTTACGTGGCCGACAGCGGGAATAATTGCATTCGAAAAATCGAGGTTGCCGTCGGCCAGGGCGCGGAGGTTTCCACCCTTGCCGGCTCGCGGAATACGGCCGGCGGGGCAGACGGGACCGGAGGTGCGGCGAGTTTTCACACCCCCGAGTCGCTCGCGGTCGACGCGGCAGGACTCCTCTATGTGGCCGACACCGGAAACGGCGCCATCCGCGGCGTCGATCCGGTTACGCGGCGGGTGGTCACGTTGATTGGCGCAGACGACCCCTCTTCCGGGCCGGATGCGACCCGGCTGAATCAGCCGGCGGGAATTGCGATCGATACCTTCGGCGACGGGAAACTCCGTGTCATCGATGCGGGCGACAACACTGTGCGCGAATTGAGGGCCAATCCGGTCATCGCCAATCCGCCCGAAAATCGCAGCGTGGCATTTGGCGGGAGCGCCACGTTTGATGCGACGGCATGGGCCTCGCCTGCCGCGGTTTATCGTTGGGAGAAAAACGGTTCGTTTCTTGCGAGCGCCACCCCGGCGATTTACCAGATCGCCTCCGCCAGGCAAAATGACGCGGGCGCATATAAAGTCACCGCCTCCAATTCCACGGGGGCGTCTGCGGTGCGCTTCGCCGTGTCCATAGACGGCGGCGGGGACGATGGCGGAGGTGATGGCGACGGGAGCGGCAATGCGGGCCAGGGCGGTGGCGGCGGAGCGGCGGGAGCCTGTTTTATTGCCGGGCTGGGCATCATGCTGGTGCTCCGCCGTGTCGCCGGGCACTCGGACGACGCAATCGTCATTAAGCCGCCATCCGTGCCTCAAACCAATTCCGAACGGAATTCACACTTCTGGAGGGCCGAGCTCCTGCGAGGCCGTCGCGGAAAAACGTCGCGTATAACCACGACGGCCTCGCAGGAGCTCGGCCCTCCAGAAAAAGGGTGA
- the sucD gene encoding succinate--CoA ligase subunit alpha, whose amino-acid sequence MSILITPETKILVQGITGAFGAKHAQLSLDYGTQVVAGVTPGKGGQFFEHAGHKVPIFNTVAEAAKATGATVSCIFVPPPFAADAILECVDAGLDLAVAITEGIPIKDMVRVKHAMRGAKTRLVGPNCPGLVTPGAGEGSKGGCRIGIAPGYINKKGHVGVVSRSGTLTYEAVYQLTVKNIGQSTTVGIGGDPVNGTSHLDVVKLFAADPDTHGIIMIGEIGGNAEVEAARWLKANCKKPVAGFIAGATAPAGRRMGHAGAIVGGAEDTAAAKIKAFKECGIEVAETPSDMADALIRAAKARGVTLS is encoded by the coding sequence ATGTCTATTCTCATCACACCCGAGACCAAAATCCTCGTGCAAGGCATCACCGGCGCCTTCGGGGCCAAGCACGCCCAACTCTCCCTCGACTACGGCACGCAAGTCGTCGCCGGCGTCACCCCCGGCAAAGGCGGCCAGTTCTTCGAGCACGCCGGCCACAAGGTGCCCATCTTCAACACCGTGGCCGAGGCCGCCAAGGCCACTGGCGCGACCGTCTCCTGCATCTTCGTCCCGCCGCCTTTCGCCGCGGACGCCATCCTCGAATGCGTCGATGCCGGCCTCGACCTCGCCGTCGCCATCACCGAAGGCATTCCGATCAAGGACATGGTGCGCGTGAAACACGCCATGCGCGGCGCGAAGACCCGCCTCGTCGGCCCGAACTGTCCCGGCCTCGTCACCCCCGGCGCCGGTGAAGGCTCGAAAGGCGGCTGCCGCATCGGCATCGCCCCCGGCTACATCAACAAAAAAGGCCATGTCGGCGTCGTCTCCCGCTCCGGCACCCTCACCTACGAGGCGGTTTATCAGCTCACGGTCAAAAACATCGGCCAGAGCACGACCGTCGGCATCGGCGGCGACCCGGTCAACGGCACCTCGCACCTCGACGTGGTCAAGCTCTTCGCCGCCGACCCCGACACCCACGGCATCATCATGATCGGCGAAATCGGCGGCAACGCCGAGGTCGAGGCCGCCCGCTGGCTCAAGGCCAACTGCAAAAAACCCGTGGCCGGCTTCATCGCGGGCGCGACCGCCCCCGCCGGCCGCCGCATGGGCCACGCCGGCGCGATCGTCGGCGGCGCCGAGGACACCGCGGCCGCGAAGATCAAGGCTTTCAAGGAATGCGGCATCGAGGTCGCCGAGACCCCCAGCGACATGGCCGACGCCCTCATCCGCGCCGCCAAGGCCAGGGGCGTCACCCTGAGCTGA